Proteins encoded within one genomic window of Granulicella pectinivorans:
- a CDS encoding TolC family protein has protein sequence MNARIGLGIVLMMGGAALAQTATIPEAPDVPAISGFVQTPAGKAPAIGAEAASHVATTRSQPAGLGFSFYGLLGPYRRPSVPPLFSGSDARLQPLIRDGKLYLSLHDAIALAVENNLDVEVERYNLELADTDTLRARGGGNLRGIDYTVQAAPNGVGGPGSPLLNTGATNPNPTVPTVTDLTALNSTTQATLNYGESGTGLQPSTGPAVPLFDPSFLLSGGYLRRSNSITLSGTTTTTTQIAPLHSITTNAAYLQGFSTGAQLEATVNNDSQVIYGAQSENNPFHAPSTSVTLTQPLLRGRGRDVNLRYVRIANLDKKVSRLLFDQQVQQTVYGISRLYFDLVSLGESVAVKRDALRAAQKLRKDDADQVIEGTLAPIELTRASALVSSSEFDLIQTQGLYRQQEVILRNQMLRMASPVFAASFTEIVPTDHIVVPDLMDALVVPDLIAQGLARRPDLAQAEIQLQTGQMTAQASRNQVLPQLNVYANVETRGTAEQAYEQLGSPGTGIPTIPQNLALGGQRVSTIYQAGVQMTLPIRNRVAASDAARDTVLVRQAQARTEKLSASIRQDIENAVIALQTSYAAYAAARKSTGFQEQFLQAERDKLGVGASTNLQVIQDETYVAQARSTEIAARSNWKKAQIELERALGTLLDENQVSLDDAVRGTLPQ, from the coding sequence TTGAACGCGCGGATCGGTTTGGGGATTGTGCTGATGATGGGTGGTGCGGCGCTGGCGCAGACGGCGACGATACCGGAGGCGCCGGATGTGCCTGCGATCTCGGGTTTTGTGCAGACGCCCGCAGGCAAGGCTCCGGCGATTGGAGCGGAGGCGGCGTCGCATGTTGCTACGACGCGTTCGCAGCCTGCGGGCCTGGGCTTCAGTTTTTACGGGCTGCTTGGGCCCTATCGCCGGCCCAGTGTTCCGCCTTTGTTTAGCGGGAGCGACGCGCGTTTGCAGCCGCTGATTCGTGACGGCAAGCTGTATCTCTCGCTGCATGACGCGATTGCGCTGGCGGTGGAGAACAACCTGGATGTCGAGGTGGAGCGGTACAACCTGGAGCTGGCCGATACGGATACGCTGCGGGCCCGGGGCGGCGGCAATCTGCGGGGGATCGACTACACGGTGCAGGCGGCACCGAATGGCGTGGGTGGTCCGGGGAGTCCGCTGCTGAATACGGGCGCGACGAATCCGAACCCGACGGTTCCCACGGTGACGGATCTGACCGCGCTGAACTCGACGACGCAGGCGACGCTGAACTATGGCGAGAGCGGCACGGGGCTGCAGCCTTCGACGGGACCGGCTGTGCCGTTGTTCGACCCGAGCTTCCTTCTGTCCGGAGGGTATCTGCGGCGGTCCAACTCCATTACGTTGAGTGGAACGACGACCACGACGACGCAGATCGCGCCGCTGCATTCCATCACGACGAACGCGGCGTATCTGCAGGGGTTCAGCACGGGCGCGCAGCTTGAGGCGACGGTGAACAACGACTCCCAGGTGATCTACGGGGCGCAGTCCGAGAACAATCCCTTTCACGCGCCGAGCACCTCCGTCACGCTGACCCAGCCTTTGCTGCGCGGGCGGGGGCGAGATGTGAATTTGCGGTATGTCCGGATCGCGAATCTGGACAAGAAGGTCTCGCGTCTGCTCTTCGACCAGCAGGTACAGCAGACGGTGTACGGCATCTCGCGGCTGTACTTCGATCTTGTGTCGCTGGGCGAGAGCGTTGCGGTGAAGCGGGACGCGCTGCGTGCGGCGCAGAAGCTGCGCAAGGACGATGCCGACCAGGTGATCGAGGGAACGCTTGCCCCGATCGAGTTGACGCGGGCTTCGGCACTGGTGAGCTCGAGCGAGTTCGACCTGATCCAGACGCAGGGCTTGTACCGGCAGCAGGAGGTGATTCTGCGGAACCAGATGCTGCGGATGGCTTCGCCGGTGTTCGCGGCTTCGTTCACGGAGATCGTTCCGACGGATCACATCGTCGTTCCCGATCTGATGGACGCGCTGGTTGTGCCGGATCTGATCGCGCAGGGGCTGGCGCGGCGTCCCGATCTGGCGCAGGCCGAGATTCAACTGCAGACCGGGCAGATGACGGCGCAGGCTTCGCGCAACCAGGTGCTTCCGCAGTTGAACGTGTATGCGAACGTCGAGACGCGGGGGACCGCGGAGCAGGCGTATGAGCAGCTTGGATCGCCGGGCACCGGCATCCCGACGATTCCGCAGAATCTTGCGCTTGGCGGTCAGCGGGTGTCGACGATCTACCAGGCAGGCGTGCAGATGACGCTGCCGATTCGCAACCGGGTGGCGGCCTCGGACGCGGCGCGCGATACGGTGCTGGTGCGTCAGGCGCAGGCCAGGACGGAGAAGCTGTCGGCGTCGATCCGGCAGGATATCGAGAATGCCGTGATCGCGCTGCAGACCTCATACGCGGCGTACGCTGCCGCACGCAAGAGCACCGGTTTCCAGGAGCAGTTTCTCCAGGCGGAGCGGGACAAGCTGGGCGTCGGTGCTTCGACCAATCTGCAGGTGATTCAGGATGAGACGTACGTGGCGCAGGCCCGGTCGACGGAGATTGCGGCGCGGAGCAACTGGAAGAAGGCGCAGATTGAGCTGGAACGCGCGCTTGGGACGCTGCTGGATGAGAACCAGGTCAGCCTGGACGATGCGGTGCGGGGAACGTTGCCGCAGTAA
- a CDS encoding CoA-acylating methylmalonate-semialdehyde dehydrogenase, with amino-acid sequence MSSTLLSPLTESPAKPDSLPHWIDGKRTPDSGARSAAVYNPATGKIRTMVPLASAEQVGAAVASAKAAFPEWSAQPPLRRARALFRFRELFEARLDDIARLITAEHGKVFSDAKGEATRGLEVVEFATGIPQLLKGEFSEQVGVGIDSWSMRQPLGVVAGITPFNFPAMVPMWMFPIALACGNTFVLKPSERDPSVSLLLAELLKEAGLPDGVFNVVHGDKTAVDALLDHPDVKAVTFVGSTPIAEYVYRRGTDAGKRVQALGGAKNHMVVMPDADLDQAADALVGAAYGSAGERCMAISVAVAVGDKTADALIGRLRARIDTLVVGDGMNPKAEMGPLVTGAHLDRVTGYVSLGVEEGAELIVNGREAALPAGDGFFIGPCLFDHVQPHMRLYKEEIFGPVLCVVRTTHFDEALGLINDHEYGNGTAIFTRDGDTARAFANGVQAGMVGVNVPIPVPMAFHSFGGWKRSLFGDHAVHGPEGVRFYTRIKTVTARWPTGIRAGVDTVMPTHG; translated from the coding sequence ATGTCGAGTACGCTGCTCTCTCCTCTGACCGAGTCTCCGGCTAAGCCGGACAGCCTTCCGCACTGGATCGACGGCAAGCGCACGCCGGACTCCGGTGCGCGGAGCGCGGCTGTCTACAACCCGGCTACGGGGAAGATTCGCACGATGGTGCCGCTTGCCAGTGCGGAGCAGGTGGGCGCCGCAGTGGCTTCGGCGAAGGCGGCTTTCCCGGAGTGGTCGGCACAGCCACCGCTGCGGCGGGCGCGGGCGCTGTTTCGCTTTCGCGAACTGTTTGAGGCGCGCCTGGATGACATTGCGCGGCTCATCACGGCCGAGCATGGCAAGGTCTTCTCCGACGCCAAGGGCGAGGCGACGCGCGGACTGGAGGTGGTGGAGTTTGCGACGGGCATCCCGCAGCTTTTGAAGGGCGAGTTCTCGGAGCAGGTGGGCGTCGGCATCGATAGCTGGTCGATGCGGCAGCCGCTGGGCGTCGTCGCGGGGATTACGCCGTTCAACTTTCCGGCGATGGTGCCGATGTGGATGTTTCCCATTGCGCTGGCGTGCGGCAATACCTTTGTGCTGAAGCCGAGTGAGCGCGACCCGAGCGTGTCGCTGTTGCTGGCGGAGCTGCTTAAGGAGGCTGGGCTGCCGGATGGCGTCTTCAACGTGGTGCATGGCGACAAGACGGCGGTGGATGCGCTGCTGGACCATCCCGATGTGAAGGCCGTGACGTTCGTTGGGTCCACGCCGATTGCGGAGTATGTGTATCGGCGCGGTACGGATGCGGGCAAGCGCGTGCAGGCGCTGGGCGGGGCCAAGAATCACATGGTCGTGATGCCCGATGCTGATTTGGACCAGGCGGCGGACGCGCTGGTGGGCGCGGCGTATGGTTCTGCGGGAGAGCGGTGCATGGCGATCTCGGTGGCCGTTGCGGTTGGCGATAAGACGGCGGATGCGTTGATCGGGCGGCTGCGTGCGCGGATCGATACGCTGGTCGTCGGCGATGGGATGAACCCGAAGGCAGAGATGGGGCCGCTGGTGACGGGCGCGCATCTGGATCGCGTGACGGGGTATGTTTCGCTGGGCGTGGAGGAGGGCGCGGAGCTGATCGTCAATGGCAGGGAAGCGGCGTTGCCGGCGGGCGATGGATTCTTTATCGGGCCGTGCCTGTTCGACCATGTGCAGCCGCATATGCGTCTGTACAAGGAAGAGATCTTTGGGCCGGTGCTCTGTGTCGTGCGGACGACTCACTTCGATGAGGCGCTTGGACTGATCAACGATCACGAGTATGGCAATGGCACCGCCATCTTTACGCGGGACGGCGATACGGCGCGCGCCTTCGCGAACGGTGTGCAGGCAGGCATGGTGGGGGTGAACGTGCCGATTCCCGTGCCGATGGCCTTTCACAGCTTTGGCGGGTGGAAGCGATCGCTCTTTGGGGATCATGCGGTGCATGGTCCGGAGGGCGTGCGCTTCTATACGCGCATCAAGACGGTGACCGCGCGATGGCCGACCGGGATTCGCGCCGGTGTCGATACCGTGATGCCTACGCATGGCTAG
- a CDS encoding efflux RND transporter permease subunit — MWIVVLALRRPYTFVVLSMLILFLGIGSAIEAPKDIFPYINIPVVSIVWTYTGLTPNEMEGRVVTVCERALTTTVNDIEHSESESYQGVSIIRVYFQPTVKVDLAMSQITAVVQTILKTLPPGITPPGILKYDASSVPIVQVSLSGEGLTEADLYDLGQSFVRPRLSNVQGASIPLPYGGKVRQVMVDTDPNLLFAKHLSATDVSSAISAQNLILPAGTARLGDKEFVVRMNSSTSSISALNDLPIRASNGAVVYIKDVAQVHQGFAIQTNVVRQDGKRGSLLTVLKNGQTSTLDIVAGIKAALPKVKAGLPPALTLTPLFDQSTFVRDSISEVVREATIAAALTGLMILLFLGSWRSTVIVCVSIPLSIATSLIILTALGETINVMTLGGLALAVGILVDDATVEIENTHRNMAEGKALVRSILDSAQQVAAPAFVSTLSICIVFIPVVLLTGAAKFLFTPLAMAVAFAMLASYFLSRTLLPTMMHFMLGSEIHLYQDPKAAHEEEKHNWIWRWHQKFDRQFEKFREHYKEVLEWCLGNAAITLVLFAGFVVLSLPLILLIGRDFFPYVDSGQMRLHVNPPQGMRLEDSEQYFASIEAEIRRVIPAERIQLILDNIGLPNSGINLAFGTTGTISNSDGEIQIALKPGKRETTKYMRLLRADLAQKFPDGTFFFTPANITNQILDFGLPAPIDLQVIGRAPGNYELASKLSRQIAAIPGAVDVHVHQEVTYPTMQVNVDRTKARQLGLSQQDVAQSMLISLTGTGQTAPNEWLNTANGVNYQVVVQTPNYRISTLPELARTPVTSPQGNTSQLLGNLATFRRDASPIIIDHYNIQPVFDVYADVDNRDLGGVADAIHKIMADAQKDLPVGTTLELRGEVKTMQDSFVRLGIGIVFAIGLVYLLMAVNFQSWLDPMIILMAIPGAFCGILWMLFVTQTTFNVPSLMGAIMTIGVATANSILMVVFANDERIAGKDRYEAALSAGFTRLRPVCMTALAMIIGMLPMALSIGEGGEQNAPLGRAVIGGLLLATVGTLFIVPVIYSLLKKDGPADYDREVDEAEAEQREAEGQEQHA; from the coding sequence ATGTGGATTGTTGTCCTGGCGCTACGGCGTCCGTATACGTTTGTGGTGCTATCGATGCTGATTCTGTTTCTGGGGATTGGCTCCGCGATTGAAGCACCCAAGGACATCTTTCCTTACATCAACATTCCGGTGGTCAGCATTGTATGGACGTACACGGGGCTGACTCCCAATGAGATGGAAGGCCGCGTGGTTACGGTTTGCGAGCGCGCGCTGACGACGACGGTCAACGACATCGAGCACTCCGAGTCGGAGAGCTACCAGGGCGTCTCGATCATCCGGGTTTATTTCCAGCCGACGGTGAAGGTGGATCTCGCGATGAGCCAGATCACGGCGGTCGTGCAGACGATTCTGAAGACGCTGCCTCCGGGGATTACGCCGCCGGGCATTCTGAAGTACGACGCTTCGTCGGTGCCGATCGTGCAGGTTTCTCTGAGCGGCGAGGGCCTGACGGAGGCCGACCTTTACGATCTTGGCCAGAGCTTTGTCCGTCCACGTCTTTCGAATGTGCAGGGAGCGTCGATTCCACTGCCGTACGGAGGCAAGGTGCGGCAGGTGATGGTGGATACGGATCCGAACCTGCTGTTCGCCAAGCATCTGTCCGCTACGGATGTTTCGTCGGCTATCTCGGCGCAGAATCTTATCCTTCCCGCGGGCACGGCGCGTCTGGGCGACAAGGAGTTCGTCGTCCGGATGAACTCGAGCACGTCGTCGATCTCGGCGCTGAACGACCTTCCGATACGTGCCTCGAATGGCGCCGTCGTGTACATCAAGGATGTGGCGCAGGTTCACCAGGGATTCGCGATCCAGACGAACGTGGTGCGGCAGGATGGCAAGCGTGGCTCTCTGCTGACGGTGCTGAAGAACGGCCAGACGAGCACGCTCGATATTGTCGCGGGGATCAAAGCGGCGCTGCCGAAGGTGAAGGCGGGCCTTCCTCCGGCGCTGACCCTGACGCCTCTGTTCGATCAGTCGACGTTCGTGCGGGATTCGATCTCGGAGGTGGTTCGCGAGGCGACGATTGCTGCCGCTTTGACTGGTTTGATGATCCTGCTGTTCCTGGGAAGCTGGCGTTCGACGGTGATCGTGTGCGTTTCGATTCCGCTTTCGATTGCGACATCGCTGATTATCCTGACGGCGCTGGGCGAGACGATCAATGTGATGACGCTGGGCGGACTGGCGCTTGCGGTCGGCATCCTGGTGGACGATGCGACGGTCGAGATTGAGAATACGCATCGCAACATGGCGGAGGGCAAGGCGCTGGTGCGGTCGATTCTGGATTCGGCGCAACAGGTGGCGGCCCCGGCGTTCGTGTCGACGCTTTCGATCTGCATCGTTTTTATCCCGGTGGTTCTGCTGACGGGCGCGGCGAAGTTCCTGTTCACGCCGCTGGCGATGGCGGTGGCGTTCGCGATGCTGGCGTCGTACTTCCTCTCGCGTACCCTGCTGCCGACGATGATGCACTTCATGCTGGGTTCGGAGATTCATCTTTACCAGGATCCGAAGGCGGCGCACGAGGAAGAGAAGCACAACTGGATCTGGCGCTGGCATCAGAAGTTCGACCGGCAGTTCGAAAAGTTTCGTGAGCACTACAAGGAAGTGCTGGAGTGGTGCCTGGGGAATGCGGCGATCACGCTGGTGCTGTTTGCGGGGTTCGTGGTGTTGAGCCTTCCGCTGATCCTCCTGATTGGCCGGGACTTCTTTCCGTATGTGGACTCGGGGCAGATGCGTCTGCATGTGAATCCGCCGCAGGGCATGCGCCTGGAGGATTCGGAGCAGTATTTTGCGTCGATCGAGGCGGAGATTCGGCGGGTGATTCCGGCGGAGCGGATTCAACTGATTCTCGACAATATCGGGTTGCCGAACAGCGGCATCAACCTGGCGTTCGGCACGACCGGCACGATCTCGAACTCGGATGGCGAGATTCAGATTGCGCTGAAGCCTGGCAAGCGGGAGACGACGAAGTATATGCGTCTGCTGCGGGCCGACCTTGCGCAGAAGTTTCCGGATGGCACGTTCTTCTTTACGCCGGCGAATATCACCAACCAGATTCTCGACTTTGGTTTGCCGGCTCCGATCGATCTGCAGGTGATTGGGCGTGCGCCGGGGAACTATGAGCTGGCGTCGAAGCTCTCCAGGCAGATTGCGGCGATTCCGGGAGCGGTGGATGTGCATGTGCATCAGGAGGTGACGTATCCGACGATGCAGGTGAACGTGGACCGCACGAAGGCGCGGCAGTTGGGGCTGTCGCAGCAGGATGTGGCGCAGAGCATGCTGATCTCGCTGACGGGCACGGGGCAGACGGCTCCGAATGAGTGGCTGAATACGGCGAATGGCGTGAACTACCAGGTGGTGGTGCAGACGCCGAACTATCGGATCAGCACGCTGCCTGAACTGGCGCGGACGCCGGTGACTTCGCCGCAGGGGAATACGTCGCAGTTGCTGGGGAACCTGGCTACGTTCCGCCGGGATGCTTCGCCGATCATCATCGACCACTACAACATTCAGCCGGTGTTCGATGTGTATGCGGATGTCGATAACCGCGATCTTGGCGGGGTTGCGGATGCCATCCATAAGATCATGGCCGATGCGCAGAAGGACCTGCCGGTGGGCACGACGCTGGAGCTGCGGGGCGAGGTCAAGACGATGCAGGACTCGTTCGTGCGGCTGGGCATCGGGATCGTGTTTGCGATCGGCCTGGTGTACCTGCTGATGGCGGTGAACTTCCAGTCGTGGCTGGATCCGATGATTATCCTGATGGCGATTCCGGGTGCGTTCTGCGGGATTCTGTGGATGTTGTTTGTGACGCAGACGACGTTCAACGTGCCTTCGCTGATGGGCGCGATCATGACGATCGGCGTCGCGACGGCGAACTCGATCCTGATGGTGGTGTTCGCCAATGACGAGCGGATTGCCGGGAAGGATCGTTATGAGGCGGCGTTGAGCGCGGGCTTCACGCGTCTGCGGCCGGTGTGCATGACGGCGCTGGCGATGATCATCGGCATGCTGCCCATGGCGCTTTCGATCGGCGAGGGCGGCGAGCAGAACGCGCCGCTTGGACGTGCGGTGATTGGCGGGTTGCTGCTTGCCACGGTGGGAACGCTGTTTATCGTTCCCGTAATTTATTCGTTGCTCAAGAAAGATGGACCGGCTGACTACGACCGTGAAGTGGATGAGGCCGAGGCGGAGCAGAGAGAAGCCGAAGGACAGGAGCAACACGCGTAA
- a CDS encoding carboxypeptidase-like regulatory domain-containing protein, with protein sequence MPGFPSRTTILLCLTLMAPLALHAQEGTRNLTGSVTDTSREPLRGAVVQLENQNTHGIVSFITDRRGTYSFKRIGNDTDYKIWATFRGIRSKERQLDKFDTRKDAEIDLVIALH encoded by the coding sequence ATGCCCGGCTTTCCGTCCCGCACGACCATTCTTCTCTGCCTCACGCTGATGGCGCCCCTCGCGCTTCACGCGCAGGAGGGAACGCGCAACCTGACCGGAAGCGTCACCGACACCAGCCGCGAGCCCCTCCGCGGAGCCGTCGTCCAGCTTGAAAACCAGAACACCCACGGCATCGTCTCGTTCATCACCGACCGCCGCGGCACTTACAGCTTCAAACGCATCGGCAACGATACGGACTACAAGATATGGGCCACATTCCGCGGCATCCGCTCGAAGGAGCGCCAGCTCGACAAATTCGACACCCGGAAAGACGCCGAGATCGATCTCGTCATCGCCCTGCATTGA
- a CDS encoding efflux RND transporter periplasmic adaptor subunit, with product MDEKSFDQREREQKAREQQRLGEEFAHPERAEGRRLGENFAEANEPDDAKMGKLFAEANTTHEDEKKKGSKKVLVWFILIVVAVFGVVFLLAMIPRHNRDKENAKKADEEKNRKPVVIVETVKRDDHSGGLVLPGTTTPLTEAYVFARANGYLKTRLVDIGDHVQKGQLLAVIDSPDLDAQVAQAREQVRQAESQVAQQKTQLALTKITWDRWRVLVQKGVFARQDGDQKEADYLAAEANVAAAERNAQAFRANLQRVISLQAYEQVRAPFDGVITARNVDVGALISASGSTSGGATGPSGLGATNTGGTSGSSPTAGTATGGGDGSGAGALFSVAQVQRLRVLVAVPEGYASSVKPGQKTVMHFQEFPKQEFPADVTRTAGSIDQNTRTLLTEVQVDNRDGRLLAGMYAVVTFDGVTGAGPLMIPGDAIVIRENTTEVAVVEDGKIRMQPVEIGRDFGEAVEIVHGLKEGDVIATSVTDEVHDGAQVQAREESADKKKAVQHAPSNTLPGGSSQYGDQSITDQNLQGQANQTQQKKPASQTKKSESKP from the coding sequence ATGGATGAGAAGAGTTTTGACCAGCGGGAACGTGAGCAGAAGGCGCGGGAGCAGCAGCGCCTGGGCGAAGAGTTTGCTCATCCGGAGCGGGCCGAGGGACGGCGTTTGGGGGAGAACTTCGCGGAGGCGAACGAGCCGGACGACGCGAAGATGGGCAAGCTGTTTGCCGAGGCGAACACGACCCATGAGGACGAGAAGAAGAAGGGCAGCAAGAAGGTTCTTGTGTGGTTCATTCTGATCGTCGTGGCGGTCTTCGGTGTGGTGTTCCTGCTGGCGATGATTCCGCGGCACAACCGCGACAAGGAGAACGCGAAGAAGGCAGACGAGGAGAAGAACAGGAAGCCTGTCGTGATAGTGGAGACGGTGAAGCGCGACGACCACTCCGGGGGGCTTGTGCTTCCGGGAACGACGACGCCGCTGACCGAGGCGTATGTGTTTGCGCGGGCGAATGGGTATCTGAAGACGCGGCTGGTGGACATTGGGGACCATGTGCAGAAGGGGCAATTGCTGGCGGTGATCGATTCGCCGGACCTGGATGCGCAGGTAGCGCAGGCACGCGAGCAGGTGCGCCAGGCCGAGTCGCAGGTGGCGCAGCAGAAGACACAGTTGGCGCTGACGAAGATTACGTGGGACCGGTGGCGGGTGCTGGTGCAGAAGGGTGTGTTTGCGCGGCAGGATGGGGATCAGAAAGAGGCGGACTATCTGGCGGCCGAGGCGAATGTTGCGGCGGCGGAGCGGAATGCTCAGGCGTTTCGAGCGAATCTGCAGAGGGTGATTTCGTTGCAGGCGTACGAGCAGGTGCGGGCGCCGTTCGATGGGGTGATTACGGCGCGCAATGTGGATGTGGGGGCTTTGATCTCGGCCTCGGGTTCGACGAGCGGTGGTGCGACCGGGCCTTCGGGGCTTGGCGCGACGAATACGGGGGGGACCAGCGGCAGCTCGCCGACGGCGGGGACGGCGACCGGAGGCGGCGATGGCAGCGGTGCGGGGGCCTTGTTCTCGGTCGCGCAGGTGCAGCGGTTGCGTGTGCTGGTGGCTGTGCCGGAGGGATACGCGTCGAGCGTGAAGCCGGGGCAGAAGACGGTCATGCACTTTCAGGAGTTTCCCAAGCAGGAGTTTCCTGCGGATGTGACGCGGACGGCTGGTTCGATCGACCAGAACACGCGTACGCTGCTGACCGAGGTGCAGGTGGACAACCGCGACGGCAGGCTGCTCGCGGGGATGTATGCGGTGGTGACGTTCGATGGCGTGACGGGAGCGGGGCCGCTGATGATTCCGGGTGACGCGATCGTGATCCGCGAGAACACGACGGAGGTGGCGGTCGTGGAGGACGGCAAGATCCGGATGCAGCCGGTGGAGATTGGCCGCGATTTCGGCGAGGCGGTCGAGATCGTGCATGGGCTGAAGGAGGGCGACGTGATCGCGACCAGCGTGACGGATGAGGTGCACGATGGCGCGCAGGTGCAGGCGCGGGAAGAGTCCGCCGATAAGAAGAAGGCTGTCCAGCACGCTCCGTCGAATACGCTTCCGGGGGGATCCAGCCAGTACGGCGACCAGTCGATTACGGACCAAAATCTGCAGGGACAGGCGAACCAGACGCAGCAGAAGAAGCCGGCGTCACAGACGAAGAAGTCGGAGAGCAAGCCTTGA
- a CDS encoding mechanosensitive ion channel domain-containing protein, with the protein MSGVRKILISVLVGGLLVCMVAGYMTRGALATLPSLRSGNVKEGVVDQSPWQTAQTLASLAVSREEKTFAQEAERLADHEVDQAFAQALRQASTEATNLTGEALAISKKVADDQQTVKEDQAEVDRLAAAVKGPKGADLQDELDVSKSELALDKSQLDDEQEHLARASGDKRSQIQRELSAREAAMKKFDDQLAGGGEVAVISTQRYGTLWGRASAWFSQRSRKVLLDQAAKQSSDDAAAIGKKIEAMKASMGGKAPDAGQPTVAAGQTIEEKKARVARLQKREAADNITDIAQDRMQTEQQLAGVYSKWSKQVGVQHEIVNHLLLNSFALVIFVVLATMVAGAVVRALLARAKLEPRQARTLRTILDLGIQLVGILLIALVVFGPPSQVPTILGLATAGLTVVFQDFILAFFGWFVLMGSKGIRVGDWVEIDSVAGEVVEIGLFRTALLETGNWTDKGHPTGRRVTFINSFAIRGQYFNFSTAGQWMWDEISMNIPPSDHSYQLIEEIHALVLKETEEDTLLAEAEWRGASKSSGLSQFSATPSVDLRPAASGVDIKVRYVTRAGDRFSMRNKLYQDTIAVLQKSGVEAK; encoded by the coding sequence ATGAGTGGTGTGCGTAAGATTCTGATCTCGGTGCTGGTGGGCGGTTTGCTGGTTTGCATGGTCGCGGGTTACATGACGCGTGGGGCGCTGGCTACGCTGCCGTCTTTGCGGAGCGGGAATGTGAAGGAGGGTGTGGTCGACCAGAGTCCGTGGCAGACGGCTCAGACGCTGGCGTCGCTGGCGGTTTCGCGCGAAGAGAAGACGTTCGCCCAGGAGGCGGAGCGGCTGGCGGACCATGAGGTCGACCAAGCGTTTGCGCAGGCGCTGCGGCAGGCGAGCACGGAGGCTACGAATCTGACGGGCGAAGCGCTCGCGATTTCGAAGAAGGTGGCGGACGATCAGCAGACGGTGAAGGAGGACCAGGCGGAGGTCGACCGGCTGGCGGCGGCGGTGAAGGGTCCGAAGGGTGCGGATCTACAGGACGAGCTGGATGTTTCGAAGAGCGAGCTGGCGCTGGATAAGAGCCAGTTGGATGACGAGCAGGAGCATCTGGCAAGGGCGAGCGGGGATAAGCGCAGCCAGATTCAGCGGGAGTTGTCGGCGCGCGAGGCGGCGATGAAGAAGTTCGACGACCAACTGGCGGGCGGGGGCGAGGTGGCGGTGATCTCGACGCAGCGCTACGGCACGCTGTGGGGACGGGCGAGCGCTTGGTTCAGCCAGAGAAGCCGGAAGGTGTTGCTGGACCAGGCGGCGAAACAGTCGAGCGACGATGCTGCGGCGATCGGAAAGAAGATCGAGGCGATGAAGGCGTCGATGGGGGGGAAGGCTCCGGATGCGGGCCAACCGACGGTGGCGGCGGGGCAGACGATCGAGGAGAAGAAGGCTCGCGTGGCGCGGCTGCAGAAGAGGGAGGCAGCCGATAACATCACCGATATTGCGCAGGACCGGATGCAGACGGAGCAACAACTGGCCGGGGTGTACAGCAAGTGGTCCAAGCAGGTTGGGGTGCAGCACGAGATTGTGAATCATCTGCTTCTGAACTCGTTCGCGCTGGTGATCTTTGTGGTGCTGGCGACGATGGTGGCCGGTGCGGTGGTGAGGGCTTTGCTGGCTCGCGCGAAGCTGGAGCCGAGGCAGGCACGGACGTTGCGCACCATTCTCGACCTGGGGATTCAACTGGTGGGGATCCTGCTGATTGCGCTGGTGGTGTTCGGGCCGCCGAGCCAGGTGCCTACGATTCTGGGTCTGGCCACGGCCGGCTTGACGGTGGTGTTTCAGGACTTCATCCTGGCGTTCTTCGGATGGTTCGTCCTGATGGGGTCGAAGGGGATTCGCGTCGGGGACTGGGTGGAGATCGATTCGGTTGCGGGTGAGGTGGTGGAGATCGGGCTGTTCCGGACGGCGCTGCTGGAGACGGGTAACTGGACGGACAAGGGGCATCCCACGGGGCGGCGGGTTACGTTCATTAACAGCTTTGCGATTCGCGGGCAGTACTTCAACTTCTCCACAGCGGGGCAGTGGATGTGGGATGAGATCAGCATGAATATTCCGCCGTCGGACCACTCGTATCAGCTGATCGAGGAGATTCACGCGCTGGTGCTGAAGGAGACGGAAGAGGATACGCTGCTGGCGGAGGCGGAGTGGCGCGGGGCCTCGAAGAGCAGCGGACTGAGCCAGTTTTCGGCGACGCCTTCGGTCGATCTGCGGCCTGCGGCGAGTGGCGTGGACATCAAGGTGCGGTATGTGACGCGGGCAGGGGACCGGTTCTCGATGCGGAACAAGCTGTATCAGGACACGATTGCGGTGCTGCAGAAGAGTGGAGTGGAGGCGAAGTAG